The Tripterygium wilfordii isolate XIE 37 chromosome 23, ASM1340144v1, whole genome shotgun sequence genomic sequence TGCCATTGAAGCAAGTCTTTTTCACTATCACCATCATGGTTGCTTCGGATTGACCATACGTGTTTAAGCGGTGGCTCGAATGTCTGATCAAAGCCTCGTAGCTTAAGCTTTCTGGGTTTGGATGGGTGTACAAAAGTGTATCAGAGCCAACCAGAAGGTTTTGGACATTCAATGAGAGAATCATATTTTATTGAAATTGAAGTGAATAGATGGATTTataacatatttctcaataagCTACCAATAATTCTATATATAATCAAAATCTTCCGTAAGTTTATGGTGTAGATTATAATGTATCTGTTCTGAAATTTGAATTAATTTGAAATTATAGGCTTACTgggaaattataaattttaccTCCTTTGAGCAGggatggggaaaaaaaatccgGTCCAGGTTCTACTTGCAGGATACTCGATTCGTTGAAAACTTAGAAACCGATTCTATAGGATTTGGAAacagttttgattttcaaacccatcATGATTTTGGATAGACTTTAGTTTTTGATGTCAAGTTTAGGATACCGAACCATTTACATCCATACAAAGGTATACTACTAGTCTACTAAGATGTTAATTTAGTAttaaataatgcttgagaccctcaaaaagtgatccctaaaagacccccatttgatgtggagtgttggaCGTGCAGTGGATCCTACatgtatatttttaatcaatggctattttaatgccacatagatttgggagattttttgggggtctctagcattataGTGATAATGTAACATTTGAAAGATAAATCATTTTAGTATTAATGGAATCATACTTAGATTATTgattctattattttattttatttttaatgcatGAATCAGGTTTCGGGTTCGAGTTTGAGGCAAATTAGGGTTCGGATTTACAAGTTTAGAAACTGTTAATCTAattattaatgaaaaataaaaaaatattgaaagttAAATGATAAATGAATACCCAGTGATAAAACAGTTAATGAactgttttggttttgaaaatttaaatgatttttaattgattttgaaatggttttggtacataatattttaaatgaGAACGATTTTGATATTTTCTAATTGGAAAGATATCCGATCCATTGTCATCCCTGAATTAATTGATTGTTTGTGTTTGTCTTGTGCATATTAGAAGAGCAAGTGATACATTTGATTATGACTAGTGGACCGGGTTACAAAATAAGTAAGACCAACATTTGAACAAGTGAGCCCAAGCGAAAGCCCAGACCAGCAAGCCCACAAAGAAAAACACGATCCCGCCTTAGAGAGTAGAATCGTCTTCTCTGTCTTTCGTAGAACCAAGCATCTAAGAACAAACCGAAACCCAGAAACCAAATCCGCCATGAAAATATGATgaaatcatcatcaaagcctagtttttgcaattttgatttTGGTCATTATGCTAAGGCTGGCAAATCCAACTCTTCTACACTTAACAAACAtcaaaacaagaacaagaacaaatacAATCCCTCTGTTTCAAGTTCCACAATTTGTTCTCTTCTCTACAGTCAACCAAAACcaaaagcttgaatctttgatCCCTCTTTTAATCAAAAACCCACCTTCCTATCAAGTTACTCAACAGCTCCACTCTCATATGGTTGTCAATGGCTTACTCAACCACTCCATGTTAGTGTTAAACACCCTGCTTAGATGCTATTCCTTTAGTGATTTTGCCTGCAAGGCTTTCTTGCTTTACAAACAGTTTTTAAATGCTAGCAATCAATCTCCCTCTTTTTCCCGGCCTTCTTTCGATAGCTTCACCTACACATTCCTTCTTAATGCCAGTGCTGGGTTGTGTTATCCGGTAATGGGTACTCAGCTCCATTGTCTAACAACGAAATTGGGTTTTCAATGTCATGTTTATGTTCAGACTGCTTTGGTTAATATGTATGTATCGTGTGGGGTTCTCAGTGAGGCAACGcaagtgttcgatgaaatgcctCAGAGGAACTCTGTTACTTGGAATGTCATGATTACTGGTTTGACCAAATGGGGCGAGGTTGAAACTGCGAGGTCTTTGTTTGATAAGATGCCAGATAGGAATGTTGTGTCATGGACTGGTATTATTGATGGATATACAAGGATGAATCGGCATGGAGAGGCCGTTGCCTTGTTCCGAGAAATGGTTGTGTCTGATATAAAGCCTACTGAAATTACAATGTTGGCTATATTTCCTGCCGTTAGAGGTGATCTTAAGATATGCCAATCAATTCATGGTTACGTTGAGAAAAGTGGATTTGATGAATGTGATATACGCATAAGTAATTCACTCATAGATACATATGCAAAATGTGGGTGTATTATGAGTGCATCGAGATTCTTTGAGGAGATAAATGATGAAAG encodes the following:
- the LOC119992992 gene encoding pentatricopeptide repeat-containing protein At1g09220, mitochondrial, with the protein product MLRLANPTLLHLTNIKTRTRTNTIPLFQVPQFVLFSTVNQNQKLESLIPLLIKNPPSYQVTQQLHSHMVVNGLLNHSMLVLNTLLRCYSFSDFACKAFLLYKQFLNASNQSPSFSRPSFDSFTYTFLLNASAGLCYPVMGTQLHCLTTKLGFQCHVYVQTALVNMYVSCGVLSEATQVFDEMPQRNSVTWNVMITGLTKWGEVETARSLFDKMPDRNVVSWTGIIDGYTRMNRHGEAVALFREMVVSDIKPTEITMLAIFPAVRGDLKICQSIHGYVEKSGFDECDIRISNSLIDTYAKCGCIMSASRFFEEINDERKNLVSWTSIISGFAMHGMGKEAVECFQRMEKMGLKPNRVALLSLLNACSHAGLVELGLNFFNKMVDEYQVSPDIKHYGCLVDMLGRAGRLEEAEKKALEIPNEIVNDVIWRTLLGACSFHGAIEMGERVTRKIMEIEKGYGVDYVLMSNIFASAGKFDDVERLRGLLEERNVFKLPGQSLL